The segment TAATCATGACATCCCTTCGGGATTAGAAAACAAAAAATAAATCGTAATAGTTCATCGCAAAAGCGCAAAGAATGCATTTGAAATTGTTTCGTATTTCGAATTTGGTTGCGGCCAAAGGCCGCGCTGTGTTCATGTATAGGATTTCAAACTGTTAATTCCTCCCCCCTGTCTGCGTGCTGTCGCACAGCACAGGCAGGGTGGTTAGGTGGAGGTGAAAGGAACAATCTGTGATCACCCTCCCTTAATCCCTCCCGTCAAGGGAGGGAAAATGTGTTTTTTTAGTCGCCGAAGGCCTAATTTACGAACAATGTCATCAGAACAGAAAAGCGTTATTCCACATACACCCTCCATCCTGAAGCAAATTTTCAACAGCCGCGGGATTATCCTAAGCAAAAGATTCGGACAAAATTTTCTCGTGGATCAAAATACGTTATTATCTATTCCCGAGATTGGTGACCTGAAGGAAGACGATGTCGTTTTGGAAATCGGAACAGGAACAGGTGGATTGACCCGATTATTAGCGGAAAGGGCCCGGTATGTATTTACGGTAGAAGTGGATAAGAAACTCTTTGAATTATCATCCGATATACTCAGGTTCTATAAGAATATTACTCTTATAAATGCTGATATCTTAAAGACAAAGCATACATTAAACCGGGAAGTTCTCTCCATCGTGGAAAACTGGTTAAGAGAACATAATCAGGACAGCATAAAAGTAATCTCCAATTTACCCTATAACATCAGCACGCCGGTGATTATTAATCTTTTAGAGAGTAATTTGCCAATCAAATTAATGATACTCATGCTTCAAAGAGAGATTACCGAACGTATGGTGGCTATACCCGGTACAAGGGAATATGGAATACTGTCTGTTATTGTTCAACTGTTTTCAGATACAGAGATCATAAAGACCCTTCCCCCGGAAGTGTTCTGGCCCAGGCCCGAGGTACATTCGGCTATTGTCTGGATACATGTTAACAAAGAAAAATATGCAGGCAGGATATCAAATTATCCGTTCTTCAGGAAGATACTGTATGCCATTTTTACCTCCAGGCGGAAGACATTGATCAACAGCCTTGAACAATTAAAATTGCCAGGGACATCAAGGGAACAGATAAAAAAACTCATGAAGGATATGAATCTCGAAGAGAAGATACGGGGAGAGATGTTAAAACTTGAAGAATTCATAGTTCTTTCTGAAACGATTTATAAGATGATAAAACAGGATTCACCATAGTATCTTTCCAAAATAGTTTTGACATGTTTTAAAATCAATAGTTTTGTCCAATTAAATAACATGAAAATTCCTATACAAATAAATTATGTCTTTCTTCGTGAGACTGTTTTATCACTGGGAAATGTTCACCATTAAAGCATATCAAGAATAACACGAACCGTATATGACGGGAGACTGTTCCGTACGGTTGTGTGAGAGGCTTGGGGTACGAAACTCCCCTTGCCTACTTGTTTTAACCGGCGCACAGTAAAAAAGGAGGAAATATGGGCAACCAAATACTTCATATTGTTCCGAAGTTATGGCTACATTGTATGAAAGGGGTTTTCTTCTTACTCTTTGCATATATAGCGATCATTTCACAGACGGGTTGCGCAACGACAGAACAGACTGTGCCGGCAAAGGTGTCTATTGACGGTAAGGATTGGAATGGTCACCAGGCTGCTATTGAGAAACCGAATGACCAACCCGTACTGTCAAGGGTTCCGGGAGAAGATATTTCTGCGGCCGTCAGTCTGGCTGACGTTAGAAAATTAACGGATCAGACAATACTGAAAAAGATCGCCCTGGAGGACGAGTGCGAATATATTCGGTTGGCTGCAGCCGCACGGCTTGATGCCCTGTCTGCCTCTGCAGTAAGAATTAGGGGGATTTCCAGATCGGATATAAGGAAAGGTTACGCAATTCTTAAAATGAAACCGGTTGAGGGAAAACAGGATATTGATGCGTTAATCGAACATGTTCGTGGTGCCAAAATGGTATTGCTTGGAGAAGGGTCACACGGAACGGTAGAATATTATCAATGGCGTGCAGAGATTTCACGAAGGCTGGTGAAAGATCACGGATTTAATTTTATTGTTGTTGAAGGGGACTGGCCTTCCCTTTACCAGGTCAACCGTTATGTGAAAGGTAATATCGACCGGTCAGATTTTCATACAGTTCTGGCCGGTCTTGATCGCTGGCCACCCTGGATGTGGAAAAATTCGGTAATTGCCGATCTGATGGAGTGGCTGAGGCATTACAACGAAACGGAAAACCGGCCGGTTGGTTTTTATGGAATGGATGTTTACGGAATATCCCGCTCATATGATCAGGTACTGGAAACAATTGAACGTGAGTTTCCGGAGTATTATCAAAAGGTAAGTGGATTATATGAGTGTCTGCAGTGGTTTAAGGATGACATGCAAAGTTACGCCAGAGCGGTTGCGAACCGTACCGCTCATTGTGAAAAAGCAGTAAACCGGGCGTACGATTTTATTGCCGGAAATATCTTGCCTGTGATTGATTCAGAACAAGCATTGAATTTACAGCAAAATGCAGCGGTACTGGTTTACGGGGAGAGACATTACCGGGCTATGGTTGATCCGAGAATGGACAGTTGGAATGAACGGGTGAAGTTTATGCATCAGGTGGTGACGCATTTACTTGACTATTATGGGGAGGGTGCACGCGGGATTATCTGGGCGCATAATACACACATTGGAGATGCCCGTGCGACAAATATGGCACGGCAAGGTAATATCAATATTGGACAGATCCTCCGTGAATCCCTGGGTGAGCAGCAAGTAAGATTGGTCGGTTTTGGTTCTGCAACCGGCACGGTAAAAGCCGGACGCTCATGGGGAGCGCCGGGTGAGGTCATGAGCATACCAACGCCGGTTAAAAAGAGTTATGAGTACGTATTTAGCCAGCTACCTTATGAAATCATGATGTTTTTGTTTGACGATACCAATCGTCACGGACCACTGATGGAGCCGCTGGGGCACCGGGCAATTGGTGTTTTATACCATGCCGAACGGGAGCATCTGGGTAATTTTGTTCCTAGCGTTTTACCCTTGCGGTATGATGCCTTTGTCTTTTTTCAGAAAACCAGTGCCCTTCGGGAATTGAGATTTTAACAGAGAATTTAGAGATAGTGGAAAATCTGAAAAATGAATTATTTTTTCATGGATAGACAGAATTGTTCCCGGAGGGGAGGTAACGTACTACTTTTTAAATGCTTGATAATCTGTTGCTAAAATGCATTATTTTTACTATACTTCACTTCCTGCAAACCGACTAAATAATCTTTCCACAAAAATAAGTGAATGTTTTAATGAAACTGGATGTTATCAAAGGGATTTATAAAAAGAAATCAGAAGAAAACGAGAAAAAGCGATTAAAAGCACTAAATGATGTTTTGGAAGCGCTCCGTAAGTTAAGGGAAGAGATTTTTTTTGAAGATGCCTATCTCTTTGGTTCTGTTACACGGCCATATAGCTTTGGAGAACATTCGGATATTGATATTGCTTTTCAGGGCCTGTATGATGATAAATTATTTTACGCAACAGGTTTTTTGAGCTCTTCCGTGGAAAGGGATGTAAATGTTGTGAAATTAGAGAGTATACATTTTAAAGAAAATATTTTAAAAAACGGGATTAGATGGAAGAGAAATTAACTGTCTATATTGCAGAAATCGATGCCCAATGGGAAGAAATACAGAAAATATACTCATCTATTGAGAAAAAGAGCGGTTTCCTTAGAGAGGATTTGGGAAATGAGGATTTAACAAATAGTCTGGCATATAAAATTCATAATTTATATTCCGCTTATGAAGACCTTTTTAAATTAACGGCTCATTTTTTTGAAAATCAAATAAATGATTTTTCCGGGTATCATGTTAGTCTCCTGAAAAGGATGAAAATCGTGATAGAAGGGATGAGGCCGCGCTTTTTGTCTGACGAATCCTTTGCTATTCTGGATGAACTAAGGGGATTCAGGCATGTATTCAGACATGCGTATGGTTATGCACTTGATGCAGAAAGGGTGTTATTAACAGCAAAAAAGTCTTTGCAGCTCGAGGAGCTATTTTTAAAGGATTTTATTCAGTTCAGGGAAAAACTTAAAAAGGCTACATAGTATTTTATATCGTCAAAAGCATCTGGTTATCAGGAAAATCAATTAAAAAAGCACCTGCGAAAGAAATTATAGCATACGTAAAGCGAACATTTGGAGTTGTCTATACTCCAGAGGGCAGGTACATACCTTCAAGAGATTGCATTTTACCTACAAAAAGACGACTGCGGTTCCCTCTAAGGCTGATCCTGAAAAACAAAAGGAATTTATTGAAAAATCAGAAACGTTCCTGCGAAGGGGCAAAATGAAAAGGGTAGCGATTATATTCATTATTACATTGTTTGTTTATCTTAACGCATGTAATGGGACAAACCGGTTACAAAATACCGGTATCATAGTCGGTGAAGTACCGCAGGGTGTTGAGGATGTTTTTCTCCCCCGGCCTGATGGTGTCACCGTTGTATCCTGGGTCGAGGGCCTTGAAATACCCTGGCAGCTTGTGTTTTTGCCGGACGGAAACAAGGCGCTTGTTACCGAACGGCCCGGACGCATACGTCTTATTGAGAACAACACGCTCCGTAACGAACCATACATGGTAATCAGGAACGTCGGGCATATCGGTGAAGGAGGATTGATGGGGCTTGCACTTCATCCCGATTTTCCCGATGTGCCGTATCTCTATACAATGTATACCTATCGTGAAGGGGAAAAAATCTACAACCGGGTTTCGCGTTTGATTCATCGCGGTGATTATGGTGAATATGACTGTGTGATTTTAGACCGGATTCCCGGTCATAGCGTCCATAATGGTGGACGTATCCGGTTCGGCCCTGACAGAATGCTCTATATTACGACCGGGGATATCTGGCAAGCGCATAGAGCGCAAGACGTAAACAACCTCGGCGGTAAAATCCTGCGTTTGACACCGGATGGAGACATTCCGGATGACAATCCGTTTCCGGATTCACCGGTATATTCACTTGGACACCGTAATCCACAGGGGCTTGCCTGGCACCCGGAAACCGGTCATTTATTCATATCGGATCACGGGCCATCGGGTGAATTCGGACTCAGGGGTAGGGATATGATTAAAGTCATCCAGCCGGGCGGCAACTATGGCTGGCCGGAAACGGTCGGATATATCGAAAAGAACAAATACCTTAATCCGCTCGTAATGTGGGTTCACGCGGTTCCGCCATCCGGCGTAGAATTTTATAACGGAGACCTCTTTATTGCAACCTTGCGGAGTCAGGCACTTATCCGTATTCAAACCGGGCATCAGGGAGAATATAAATACGAAGTGAAGAAGATCGAACGGTGGTTTGCTACAGATGAGTTCAGGGGTACTTACGGAAGGCTTCGCGATGTTGTGGCAGGGCCCGGCGGACAACTCTACATTCTTACGAATAACCGTGACGGACGAGGCAGTCCCAGACCGGGTGATGATAAAATATTGAGGGTGTCGTTTTGATTGGGGAAGGTAAGCAAATGAAAAAACTGATTATCCTGTTCATAGCTGTTACAAACCTTATATTGGTTGGGTGTGAAACCCTGAGCAAGCGAATTCCAACCGTTATTTCTGAAACCAACGGTCTCACAATTGAAGAAATTGTTATAGGATTGAAGGAAGCGCTTTATATTGGCGCAAAGAATTCTGTTTTATCGGCTTCTGCTGCAAATGGTTTCTATGGCAATCCTCAGATCTACGTTCCCTTTCCTCCGGAAGCCATAAAAGTGAAGCATACGCTGGAACAAGCAGGATTCTCTCATCTTATAACGGATTTTGAGAAGTCACTGAACCGCGCAGCAGAAGAAGCTTCAGGGAAAGCCCTGCCAATATTCATGGATGCCATTACCGGCCTGACGATTACCGATGCCATTGGCATACTCCGGGGTCCGGACAATGCTGCCACTATGTATCTTAAATTAAAAACAGAAACAGATTTAAAAAAAGAGTTTATTCCAATAGTAAAAATAGCAATACAAACAACGGATGTTACCAGTTACTGGAATCCCATTGCATTAGCCTATAACAGGATAGCAAGATTTACCGGTGGATCGCAGGTAAATCCAAACCTGGAAGAGTATATTACACAGAAATCACTTGACGGCTTGTTCCTACTCATGGAAAAAGAAGAAAAGGAGATACGGCAGAATCCTGCATCACGGGTTACGGATATCCTCAGAAAGGTATTTTATACAAAATAAAAATAGAGAATACAGCATTCCTCGGTACTATCTTGAATGATAAAGATTTTCAGTAGCCTAAAACCGGAAAACCTAATGAGTAATTTGATGCGAATCTGAAAGCCCGTGACAGGTTGCATACTTTGTGTTCTGAAATTTCCTTTGGTTTCTATTCAACCTCTTTAGCGGCATTTATCATGATGCTTGAGAGGAGTTTATATGCATCACCCCATGCCTCTTTTGCTTCCCTGGTAAAATCAGAACCCAGGGTTTGTTCTAAGGTCCAGAGTAAGGCTTCGCCTACCGTGTCATAGTACTCTTCCTTTACCTCATAATTAACATGGCGTTTTCCAAGTTCCTGAAGCGTTGGTAACAGCTCTTCGGAATTGTCTAAGTTTTTTACGGCAAAATCAATCATTTGCATGAGCATCATTCCCTGTACTTTCAGGTCTTTTTTAAAAAGCGACTTTAATGAAGGCTTTAGTTCAAATAAACGATGATAAAATAGTTCTGCTACTTTGTCAGAAACCGGCTTAATCTTTGCAAATGTTTTCCGGATTATGGCTATTTGCTCCGCTTTCATTATTCTCTCCTTTGTTTCAATGAAATACCAAAAGACGCTATGCTCTTAAAAAATATTTTAACTACTGTTTGTCTGATCTCCGGGTGTACGTTTTGTACCCCTATTGTATCTTTTTCCACACGGTACCGGTTTGTCTGTCATCAAGGGCAATACCTGTTTCTGAGAGCTTATTGCGTATAAAGTCTGCTAATTGCCATTGTTTTGCCTTTCTCAGTTCATTACGGGTGTCGATGAGCACGTTCATGACATTTTTTAAAAGGTCTGATTGTTCCTTTTGCTCCGACTCAAAGGTTTCCGGGATGATGCCAAGTACTTCACCACCCAGTTGTCCGTAAAGGGTAAGAATGTTTTCCATGCATTTTCTATTCACACCTTCATTTGAGTCGAGGAGTGCATTCACTTCCCTTGATAAGTCAAAGAGGACGGCAATTGCATCAGACGTATTGAAATCCTCATCCATCGCAGCAAGAAACGTTTTCCTGTAGGCATCCAGTTTTTCTTGCGTAATCGGGGATGAAGGATTTCCATCTGCATAGGGGAGTTGCTCCCGTAAGCGCCGTACGGCAGCGTGGAGACGCGAAAGACCTTTATCCGCAGCCTCAAGCGCTTCATTACTGAAGTCCAGCGGGCTGCGGTAATGCGTGGAGAGGATAAAGAATCTGACCGTCAATGGCCGGTATTTCTTAAAAGCATCTTTGAGGGTGATGAAATTACCGAGAGATTTTCCCATCTTTTGCCCATTTACCGTTACCATATTATTATGGAGCCAGTAACGGACAAATGGCTTACCGGTTACCGCCTCACTTTGCGCTATTTCACATTCATGATGAGGAAAGATATTTTCCAGTCCTCCTCCGTGAATATCCAGTGTTGCCCCCAAATACTTCATGGACATGGCTGAACATTCTAAATGCCATCCTGGAAAACCCTCACCCCACGGACTCTTCCACCGCATAATATGGCCGGGTTCAGCTTTTTTCCAAAGTGCAAAGTCAGACGGGTGGCGTTTTTCGGGATTTATCTCTATTCTGGCACCTGCTTCAAGTTCTTCCGGTTTTCTTCCGGAAAGTTTACCATACTCTTTGAACTTCTGTACTTCAAAATAAACAGAACCACCCGATACATAGGCGTATCCTTTTTCAAGGAGGTCTTCAACCAGCCCAATCTGTTCCGGGATGTGGGCTGTCGCCCGCGGAGAGATGTTGGGTCTCAGATTATTCAATACGTCCATATCTTCAAAATAACTGCGCGTATAGATTTCAACAAGTTCTGCCGGTTCAATATGCTCTCTTTTTGCACGTTTGATGATTTTGTCCTCGCCTTCGTCTGCATCATCGGTGAGGTGGCCGACGTCAGTAATGTTCTGTATATAACGGACCTTGTAACCGAGGTGGCGGAGGTAACGGACAATTACGTCAAAACTAACGTAACTTTTGGCATGCCCGATGTGGGGATGGTCGTAAACCGTTGGACCACACACATACATATTGACAAGTCCCTCATATTGGGGTGCAAAGACTTCCTTTCTTTTTGTTAGTGAATTATAAAGTTTTAGTGCCATAGTTTTCTTTTTTAACGATTCCTTTCACGGGCAAAATCAAGAAAAAGGGTAACAATTTAGTTTTTTGAAAAATGCCAATCATAGCGATGTTTACCGCACAGTGTAGGGGTGAAGCATTTGCCGGTTTGGATATAAACGCATTATACCAATCTATAGCAAATGCTTCGCCCCTACTTTTTCAAAAAACTAAATTGTTACGAAAAAGGCGTAGCATCTTCCCCTAATTATTTTGAATGTTCAGTAAGCCCTCAGAAGACAATAACAATACAGATATTTTCATAAATCGCTACTCCAGCATACTCCATTACCAATTATAACATTTTTAAACCATGTATCAATCCGTTGAATGGTTGAATACCTGTTTCCTGTACAAAAGAAGCTGTTCTATCCTTCTTTTACAGGTACCAGCGCCTAGAATAGAGGCAATAGAATAGAGTTCAGGTCCGTGTTCCCTCCCGGTTAAAGCAATGCGGATAGGCATATAAAGTTCTTTGCCTTTCGCAGTCGTTTGTTTTTGCACAGCCCCGAGGATATCCTTAACGGTTTCCGGAGAGAGTGTATCTGTTTTCCGGAGTTCTCTGTAAAAGTACGAGAGTACTGCCTGTGATGTTTCTGTTGATAAATATTCAATATGTTTTGTGCTGATTACACGATCTTTAAAAAAAATCTCAGCCTCCTGCACAATTTGAGATACACAAGGTAGCGTATTTCTCGTAACATCGACAATCAATCCTATCTTTGCCCGATCGTGCTTGTTTGCATCTGTGGGAACAAAACCGGCTGTCTGCAAGCAGGGTATCGCCATATCGGTAAGCCTTCCCAAATCTGCTTCCCGGATATATTGCCCGCTTAACCAATCCAGTTTTTGCTGATCAAAAAGGGAAGGGGCTTTACTCATAGCGCCGATATCAAACGTATCAATAACATCATCAAGAGTAAATTTTTCTTTTTTGTCTTTTGGTGACCACCCTAAAAGCATGATATAGTTAAGAATAGCTTCCGGCAGATAGCCTGATTTCCGATATTCCGTGATAGAGTACGCCCCATGCCGTTTGCTTAGCATGGTACGGTCTGCACCCATCGTAAGGGAAAGGTGTGCAAATTGCGGAGGTTTATACTTCATGGCATGAAAGAGCAAAATATGACAAGGGGTATTCGTTAAATGATCTTCTCCGCGGATGACATGTGATATTCGCATGAGGGTATCATCTACCGTTACCGCAAGATGAAAGGACGGTATTCCGTCCGATCTCATAATAATAAAATCGCCAATCAAACTCATATCAAACTGACAGGTACCTCTGATCAAATCTTCAAAGGTAATGAATTCCTCCGGTACCTTAAAGCGGACCGTATAACTCCTTCCCGATGCCTCAAAGCCCTTTCTTTGGGCATCCGTGAAATTCCTGCACCGGTTATCGTACCGGGGCGGTCTTCCGGCTAGTTTTGCAAATCGCCTGCGCTCTTCCAATTCCTCCGGGGTACAATAACACCGGTAGGCCAGCCCTTCTTTGAGAAATCCCTGGCAGACAGTATGGTATATAGGTAATCGTTCTGATTGTAAATACGGTGCATACTGGCCCTGCACATCGGGACCCTCCTGCCAGTCAAGGCCCAGCCAATGAAGGTCTTCAATAATACCGTTGATGTATTTTTTTTCAGAACGTGTAACATCGGTATCCTCAATCCTTAAGATAAAGGTCCCTTTATGCCGTTTTGCGAATAGCCAGTTGAAAACGGCTATGCGTGCATTACCAATGTGCAGAAGTCCTGTTGGTGAAGGTGCGAAGCGAACGCGTACCATAACAATATGTAATTTGCAGTTAATGATTTTTTTTCGGATAACAAATTTCGGATGCCGGAAAACAAAAGCTATCCCTGACCGTAATTTAAATTAGGCCTTCGGTGACTTTGTTTGTAGCCACACGTAGGGTCGAATGGAGATTAACACTGTCAGGGTTCTCAACCCTGACAGTGTTCTGATCATGAACTGGGACAAACACTATCGTATCATATTACCATCACCAACCTTATAACTACACCTCCCCGCAAACCCGCTTCATTAAAATGAAAATTCCTATACAATCAAGTTAGGGTGGGATTTGATAATTTGCCACTTTTTTAATCCCGAAGGGATGTCATGATTATAGTAAAAGATACAAAACATAGGTTAAACCCCGAAGGGGTGACAGAGAATACAGATTCTTCATACTATCCCTTCGGAATTATCGTTGTTTTATGCCACCCCTTCGGGGTTGTTAATCTATGGTTATGTTTTGGCTATAATCATCTCACCCCTTCGGGGTTACCTCATATTTAACCATCAATTAGGCCTTCGGCGACTAAAAAACACATTTTCCCTCCCTTGACGGGAGGGATTAAGGGAGGGTGATCACAGATTGTTCCTTTCACCCCCACCTAACCTCCCCCAAAACCCATACAAAAACGAATTTTATTGCGAGGAGTGAAGCGACGAAGCAATCTCTTATTCCATAATTTAATGATTTCTTGCATATCCGTTCCATAAATACATTGGCTTTAAATCTTCATGTTCATAGAGTTGGGAGAGATTCAGTTTAACCGTATAATTATGAAAAAGCCCTTTTGACAGTAATCCAAACATGCCGGCTAAACCATAGGGGCGTTCATACCGTATTACGGTTGCTTCGGTGAGTTCTGACATTTTTTTCGCCATGCTGATTGCATCTTCCAGATAGCCGAGTTTGTCGACCAATCCTATTTCGACAGCCTGTTTGCCGGTATAAATTCTTCCGTCTGCAATCTGCTTTACGGTATCAATCTCCAGATTTCTTCCTTTTGAAACTACGGTAACAAATTGCATATACATCTCATCAATGATGCCCTTTAAAATAGCAGCTTCTTCCGGGGTCATTTGTTTCAGGGGAGAGCCGATAGCTTTCATATCACCTGAAACGAGAGAGTTATCCTTTATGCCGTAGCGGTTAATAAGTTCAGCTACATTGATTAAAGGGATAATTACCCCGATACTGCCGGTGATTGTTGTAGGGTGTGCGATAATAGCGTCAGCAGCGGAAGAAACATAATATCCGCCGGAAGTTGCAATATCCTGCATGTATACAACGGTTTTTTTGTTCGTATATGCCTTGAATTTCAAAATCTGGTTGTAAATTA is part of the Candidatus Jettenia sp. AMX2 genome and harbors:
- the cysS gene encoding cysteine--tRNA ligase yields the protein MALKLYNSLTKRKEVFAPQYEGLVNMYVCGPTVYDHPHIGHAKSYVSFDVIVRYLRHLGYKVRYIQNITDVGHLTDDADEGEDKIIKRAKREHIEPAELVEIYTRSYFEDMDVLNNLRPNISPRATAHIPEQIGLVEDLLEKGYAYVSGGSVYFEVQKFKEYGKLSGRKPEELEAGARIEINPEKRHPSDFALWKKAEPGHIMRWKSPWGEGFPGWHLECSAMSMKYLGATLDIHGGGLENIFPHHECEIAQSEAVTGKPFVRYWLHNNMVTVNGQKMGKSLGNFITLKDAFKKYRPLTVRFFILSTHYRSPLDFSNEALEAADKGLSRLHAAVRRLREQLPYADGNPSSPITQEKLDAYRKTFLAAMDEDFNTSDAIAVLFDLSREVNALLDSNEGVNRKCMENILTLYGQLGGEVLGIIPETFESEQKEQSDLLKNVMNVLIDTRNELRKAKQWQLADFIRNKLSETGIALDDRQTGTVWKKIQ
- a CDS encoding erythromycin esterase family protein, with protein sequence MGNQILHIVPKLWLHCMKGVFFLLFAYIAIISQTGCATTEQTVPAKVSIDGKDWNGHQAAIEKPNDQPVLSRVPGEDISAAVSLADVRKLTDQTILKKIALEDECEYIRLAAAARLDALSASAVRIRGISRSDIRKGYAILKMKPVEGKQDIDALIEHVRGAKMVLLGEGSHGTVEYYQWRAEISRRLVKDHGFNFIVVEGDWPSLYQVNRYVKGNIDRSDFHTVLAGLDRWPPWMWKNSVIADLMEWLRHYNETENRPVGFYGMDVYGISRSYDQVLETIEREFPEYYQKVSGLYECLQWFKDDMQSYARAVANRTAHCEKAVNRAYDFIAGNILPVIDSEQALNLQQNAAVLVYGERHYRAMVDPRMDSWNERVKFMHQVVTHLLDYYGEGARGIIWAHNTHIGDARATNMARQGNINIGQILRESLGEQQVRLVGFGSATGTVKAGRSWGAPGEVMSIPTPVKKSYEYVFSQLPYEIMMFLFDDTNRHGPLMEPLGHRAIGVLYHAEREHLGNFVPSVLPLRYDAFVFFQKTSALRELRF
- a CDS encoding DUF4197 domain-containing protein gives rise to the protein MKKLIILFIAVTNLILVGCETLSKRIPTVISETNGLTIEEIVIGLKEALYIGAKNSVLSASAANGFYGNPQIYVPFPPEAIKVKHTLEQAGFSHLITDFEKSLNRAAEEASGKALPIFMDAITGLTITDAIGILRGPDNAATMYLKLKTETDLKKEFIPIVKIAIQTTDVTSYWNPIALAYNRIARFTGGSQVNPNLEEYITQKSLDGLFLLMEKEEKEIRQNPASRVTDILRKVFYTK
- a CDS encoding nucleotidyltransferase domain-containing protein yields the protein MKLDVIKGIYKKKSEENEKKRLKALNDVLEALRKLREEIFFEDAYLFGSVTRPYSFGEHSDIDIAFQGLYDDKLFYATGFLSSSVERDVNVVKLESIHFKENILKNGIRWKRN
- a CDS encoding PQQ-dependent sugar dehydrogenase, with the translated sequence MKRVAIIFIITLFVYLNACNGTNRLQNTGIIVGEVPQGVEDVFLPRPDGVTVVSWVEGLEIPWQLVFLPDGNKALVTERPGRIRLIENNTLRNEPYMVIRNVGHIGEGGLMGLALHPDFPDVPYLYTMYTYREGEKIYNRVSRLIHRGDYGEYDCVILDRIPGHSVHNGGRIRFGPDRMLYITTGDIWQAHRAQDVNNLGGKILRLTPDGDIPDDNPFPDSPVYSLGHRNPQGLAWHPETGHLFISDHGPSGEFGLRGRDMIKVIQPGGNYGWPETVGYIEKNKYLNPLVMWVHAVPPSGVEFYNGDLFIATLRSQALIRIQTGHQGEYKYEVKKIERWFATDEFRGTYGRLRDVVAGPGGQLYILTNNRDGRGSPRPGDDKILRVSF
- the rsmA gene encoding 16S rRNA (adenine(1518)-N(6)/adenine(1519)-N(6))-dimethyltransferase RsmA, with protein sequence MCFFSRRRPNLRTMSSEQKSVIPHTPSILKQIFNSRGIILSKRFGQNFLVDQNTLLSIPEIGDLKEDDVVLEIGTGTGGLTRLLAERARYVFTVEVDKKLFELSSDILRFYKNITLINADILKTKHTLNREVLSIVENWLREHNQDSIKVISNLPYNISTPVIINLLESNLPIKLMILMLQREITERMVAIPGTREYGILSVIVQLFSDTEIIKTLPPEVFWPRPEVHSAIVWIHVNKEKYAGRISNYPFFRKILYAIFTSRRKTLINSLEQLKLPGTSREQIKKLMKDMNLEEKIRGEMLKLEEFIVLSETIYKMIKQDSP
- a CDS encoding globin family protein, whose product is MKAEQIAIIRKTFAKIKPVSDKVAELFYHRLFELKPSLKSLFKKDLKVQGMMLMQMIDFAVKNLDNSEELLPTLQELGKRHVNYEVKEEYYDTVGEALLWTLEQTLGSDFTREAKEAWGDAYKLLSSIMINAAKEVE
- the gltX gene encoding glutamate--tRNA ligase; its protein translation is MVRVRFAPSPTGLLHIGNARIAVFNWLFAKRHKGTFILRIEDTDVTRSEKKYINGIIEDLHWLGLDWQEGPDVQGQYAPYLQSERLPIYHTVCQGFLKEGLAYRCYCTPEELEERRRFAKLAGRPPRYDNRCRNFTDAQRKGFEASGRSYTVRFKVPEEFITFEDLIRGTCQFDMSLIGDFIIMRSDGIPSFHLAVTVDDTLMRISHVIRGEDHLTNTPCHILLFHAMKYKPPQFAHLSLTMGADRTMLSKRHGAYSITEYRKSGYLPEAILNYIMLLGWSPKDKKEKFTLDDVIDTFDIGAMSKAPSLFDQQKLDWLSGQYIREADLGRLTDMAIPCLQTAGFVPTDANKHDRAKIGLIVDVTRNTLPCVSQIVQEAEIFFKDRVISTKHIEYLSTETSQAVLSYFYRELRKTDTLSPETVKDILGAVQKQTTAKGKELYMPIRIALTGREHGPELYSIASILGAGTCKRRIEQLLLYRKQVFNHSTD
- the sppA gene encoding signal peptide peptidase SppA, translating into MTDIDSNIPTPLYVKKSKGAGFWVAAGFAIFFFFCTLFLFVLLIGSLILGKAFLAPVPRERKPVIETFVEGRGENKVAIIPIKGLLTREGREGVFFEKPSIVEVVKQQLERAALDPHVKAVILEVDSPGGSITASDVIYNQILKFKAYTNKKTVVYMQDIATSGGYYVSSAADAIIAHPTTITGSIGVIIPLINVAELINRYGIKDNSLVSGDMKAIGSPLKQMTPEEAAILKGIIDEMYMQFVTVVSKGRNLEIDTVKQIADGRIYTGKQAVEIGLVDKLGYLEDAISMAKKMSELTEATVIRYERPYGLAGMFGLLSKGLFHNYTVKLNLSQLYEHEDLKPMYLWNGYARNH